The Zea mays cultivar B73 chromosome 7, Zm-B73-REFERENCE-NAM-5.0, whole genome shotgun sequence DNA segment AGCAGGGAAAACGAGAGATCCTTGGAGTCAGCAATGGAGTCTACCGCGCTAATGACCGCGAGACTACCACTGCTGACCTCTGGCTCCCGTTCCAAACCCCTCCCCTTTGCTTCCTTCACCAGGGCGGCTTGCCGTCTCGCCTCCGCCCCCTTCTCCGGCAGCGGCAGCGTCGTCCTGCTGTCGCGCCGGAGCCGCGACTATGCTGGCGTTGGTTCCTTGGTCTCCGCCGCGGCGGATCCTGGGGATACGGCGGACGCCGGATCCGAGTCCATCCTGCTCAGCGTCCAGGTACGCGTCCCTCTATCGATCGAATCGCTAGTCCAATTCGAAACTCCTCTCCCCGTCGCGTCCTCTTCTCGAATCGATTGTTCGATTTCGATGGTTGGTTAACCAGGCCTGGATCCTCTATGATGATTGCAGGGGATGATGTGCGACGGGT contains these protein-coding regions:
- the LOC100304350 gene encoding uncharacterized protein isoform X2, translated to MESTALMTARLPLLTSGSRSKPLPFASFTRAACRLASAPFSGSGSVVLLSRRSRDYAGVGSLVSAAADPGDTADAGSESILLSVQGMMCDGCAASVKRILESQPEVTSATVDFKEASAVVWTTDEAKGTQGWQKQYGEKLAKHLGTCGFESRLQE
- the LOC100304350 gene encoding uncharacterized protein isoform X1 is translated as MESTALMTARLPLLTSGSRSKPLPFASFTRAACRLASAPFSGSGSVVLLSRRSRDYAGVGSLVSAAADPGDTADAGSESILLSVQGMMCDGCAASVKRILESQPEVTSATVDFKEASAVVWTTDEAKGTQGWQKQYGEKLAKHLGTCGFESRLQDDQRTIT
- the LOC100304350 gene encoding uncharacterized protein isoform X3 — translated: MESTALMTARLPLLTSGSRSKPLPFASFTRAACRLASAPFSGSGSVVLLSRRSRDYAGVGSLVSAAADPGDTADAGSESILLSVQGMMCDGCAASVKRILESQNGLYTKRSYMAKFEIQRIASLQQ
- the LOC100304350 gene encoding uncharacterized protein LOC100304350, with product MESTALMTARLPLLTSGSRSKPLPFASFTRAACRLASAPFSGSGSVVLLSRRSRDYAGVGSLVSAAADPGDTADAGSESILLSVQGMMCDGCAASVKRILESQPEVTSATVDFKEASAVVWTTDEAKGTQGWQKQYGEKLAKHLGTCGFESRLQG